From Rhodovastum atsumiense, a single genomic window includes:
- the tldD gene encoding metalloprotease TldD produces the protein MTADAISLDTPLAVTDRLFFEREGATLDRDTAGRMVAQAMAGRDDGELFLEYEETESISLDDGRIRSAGFDTTLGFGLRAVAGEATGYAHSGELSEDALKRAAATVAAVAAGHSGTAAEAPRASNARLYSDANPLSSMDFGQRTTLLSELDAYARGRDPRVKQVMASVSGSWQAVQIIRADGRRVADLRPLVRMNVSVVVEQNGRRETGSFGCGGRFGYDRVLGAEAWRAAVDEALRQALVNLDSVPAPAGEMEVVLGPGWPGILLHEAIGHGLEGDFNRKKTSAFAGLLGQRIAAPGVTVVDDGTLPDRRGSLTVDDEGTPTSRTVLIEDGYLREFMQDRLNARLMGVRATGNGRRQSYAHAPMPRMTNTIMLSGPHTPEEMIRSVKRGLYAVNFGGGQVDITSGKFVFSASEAYLIEDGKVTTPVKGATLIGNGPDSLTKVEMIGNDMALDPGIGTCGKNGQGVPVGVGQPTLKLKGLTVGGTAA, from the coding sequence ATGACAGCGGATGCGATATCGTTGGACACCCCGCTGGCCGTCACCGACCGGCTGTTCTTCGAACGGGAAGGCGCCACGCTGGACCGCGACACGGCCGGGCGCATGGTGGCGCAGGCCATGGCCGGCCGCGATGACGGTGAGCTGTTCCTGGAATACGAGGAAACCGAGTCGATCAGCCTCGATGACGGCCGCATCCGCAGCGCCGGCTTCGACACCACGCTCGGCTTCGGTCTGCGGGCGGTCGCGGGGGAAGCCACCGGCTACGCCCATTCCGGCGAACTGTCCGAGGACGCGCTGAAGCGCGCCGCCGCCACCGTCGCCGCGGTCGCCGCCGGCCATTCCGGCACCGCCGCCGAGGCGCCGCGGGCCAGCAACGCCCGCCTCTACTCCGACGCCAATCCGCTGAGCAGCATGGATTTCGGCCAGCGCACCACGCTGCTGTCGGAACTCGACGCCTACGCGCGCGGGCGCGATCCGCGGGTGAAGCAGGTGATGGCCTCGGTGTCCGGATCCTGGCAGGCGGTGCAGATCATCCGCGCCGACGGGCGCCGGGTCGCCGATCTGCGGCCGCTGGTGCGGATGAACGTCTCGGTGGTGGTCGAACAGAACGGACGGCGCGAGACCGGCAGCTTCGGTTGCGGCGGGCGGTTCGGCTATGACCGGGTGCTCGGCGCGGAGGCCTGGCGCGCGGCCGTGGACGAGGCGCTGCGCCAGGCACTGGTCAACCTCGACAGCGTGCCCGCGCCGGCCGGCGAGATGGAAGTGGTGCTCGGCCCGGGCTGGCCGGGCATCCTGCTGCACGAAGCGATCGGCCACGGGCTGGAAGGCGACTTCAACCGCAAGAAGACCTCGGCCTTCGCCGGGCTGCTCGGGCAGCGGATCGCCGCCCCCGGCGTGACCGTGGTGGACGACGGCACCCTGCCCGACCGGCGCGGCAGCCTGACCGTGGACGACGAGGGCACGCCAACCAGCCGCACCGTGCTGATCGAGGACGGGTATCTGCGTGAATTCATGCAGGACCGCCTGAACGCGCGGCTGATGGGGGTGCGCGCCACCGGCAACGGCCGGCGCCAGTCCTATGCCCATGCCCCGATGCCGCGCATGACCAACACCATCATGCTGTCCGGGCCGCACACCCCGGAAGAGATGATTCGGTCGGTGAAACGCGGCCTCTACGCGGTGAATTTCGGCGGCGGCCAGGTGGACATCACCTCGGGCAAGTTCGTGTTCTCGGCTTCCGAGGCGTACCTGATCGAGGACGGCAAGGTCACCACCCCGGTGAAGGGCGCCACCCTGATCGGCAACGGGCCGGATTCGCTGACCAAGGTCGAAATGATCGGTAACGACATGGCTCTCGACCCGGGCATCGGCACCTGCGGCAAGAACGGCCAGGGCGTGCCGGTGGGCGTGGGACAGCCCACGCTGAAGCTGAAGGGACTGACGGTGGGCGGCACCGCGGCCTGA
- a CDS encoding TVP38/TMEM64 family protein, which produces MKDCSGARPAWQDPRAWWGALGVLWRPALLVVVLLGGQLVLKAVLGGDAAALLESVVARHQTLAELLFVPATAALCFLGVPRQVPAYAAGLAFGLWGGTVVSLLGVVLGCIASFYWARLVAQDWAQRRLGTRMARLDRFLAANPFSATLMLRLLPVGNNLLLNLLAGVSAVAAGPFLLASLLGYLPQTLVFALIGAGTRVDQQVMLGLGAALFAISGAIGFVLLRRLRAGRYGAAL; this is translated from the coding sequence ATGAAGGATTGTTCTGGCGCCAGGCCTGCCTGGCAGGATCCACGGGCCTGGTGGGGCGCCCTGGGCGTGCTCTGGCGTCCGGCGCTGCTGGTCGTGGTGCTGCTGGGCGGCCAACTGGTGCTGAAGGCGGTGCTCGGCGGCGATGCCGCGGCGCTGCTGGAAAGCGTGGTGGCCCGCCACCAGACCCTGGCCGAGCTGCTGTTCGTGCCGGCCACCGCGGCGCTGTGCTTCCTCGGCGTGCCGCGACAGGTGCCGGCCTATGCCGCCGGGCTCGCCTTCGGGCTGTGGGGCGGCACCGTGGTGTCTCTGCTCGGGGTGGTGCTCGGCTGCATCGCCAGCTTCTACTGGGCCCGGCTGGTGGCGCAGGACTGGGCGCAGCGCCGGCTGGGCACGCGGATGGCGCGGCTCGACCGCTTCCTCGCCGCCAATCCGTTCTCGGCGACGCTGATGCTGCGGCTGCTGCCGGTCGGCAACAACCTGCTGCTCAACCTGCTCGCCGGCGTCTCCGCTGTCGCGGCCGGGCCGTTCCTGCTGGCCTCGCTGCTCGGCTACCTGCCGCAGACCCTGGTGTTCGCCCTGATCGGCGCCGGCACCCGCGTCGACCAGCAGGTGATGCTCGGCCTCGGCGCGGCGCTGTTCGCCATCTCCGGCGCCATCGGCTTCGTGCTGCTGCGCCGCCTGCGCGCCGGCCGCTACGGCGCGGCGCTGTAG
- the groES gene encoding co-chaperone GroES: MKFRPLHDRVVVRRITAEEKTAGGIIIPDTAKEKPMEGEVVAVGPGARNEQGQLVELDVKAGDRVLFGKWSGTEVKIDGEELLIMKESDIMGIIEGGASKKKAA, encoded by the coding sequence ATGAAGTTTCGTCCCCTGCATGACCGGGTCGTGGTCCGGCGTATCACCGCCGAAGAGAAGACCGCAGGCGGCATCATCATTCCCGACACGGCCAAGGAAAAGCCGATGGAAGGCGAGGTGGTGGCTGTCGGCCCGGGTGCGCGCAACGAACAGGGTCAACTGGTGGAGCTGGACGTCAAGGCCGGCGACCGCGTCCTGTTCGGCAAGTGGTCGGGCACCGAGGTCAAGATCGACGGCGAGGAGCTGCTGATCATGAAGGAATCCGACATCATGGGGATCATCGAGGGCGGCGCTTCCAAGAAGAAGGCCGCGTAA
- a CDS encoding glycosyltransferase family 2 protein, producing MPAVESATPPRVSIVIAVLNEAENIAPVCAELIPALASLHPFEVIFVDDGSSDATAAAIARAQAQHPEIRLLRHDRCCGKTAALRTGITAARAPWIATMDGDGQNIPADLVRMLELGLAAGSPAPLVAGIRTRRHDGWSRLVATRIANGFRRAVLGDECPDTGCGMKAFAREDFLRLPAFEGMHRFLPALFQLYGRRLVCCPVGHRARMAGRSKYTNLGRALVGLADTAGVIWLRARTRVPARVAEE from the coding sequence ATGCCAGCCGTCGAGTCCGCCACCCCGCCGCGCGTCAGCATCGTCATCGCGGTGCTGAACGAGGCCGAGAACATCGCCCCCGTCTGTGCCGAGCTGATCCCGGCGCTGGCATCGCTGCACCCCTTCGAAGTGATCTTCGTCGACGACGGCAGCAGCGATGCCACCGCCGCTGCCATCGCCCGCGCGCAGGCGCAGCATCCGGAAATCCGGCTGCTGCGCCACGATCGTTGCTGCGGCAAGACCGCGGCGCTGCGCACCGGCATCACCGCCGCGCGCGCGCCCTGGATCGCCACCATGGACGGCGACGGCCAGAACATCCCGGCCGACCTGGTGCGCATGCTGGAACTCGGGCTTGCGGCCGGCAGCCCGGCGCCGCTGGTCGCGGGCATCCGCACGCGCCGTCATGACGGCTGGTCCCGGCTGGTGGCCACCCGCATCGCCAACGGCTTCCGCCGGGCCGTGCTGGGCGACGAATGCCCGGATACCGGCTGCGGCATGAAGGCCTTCGCCCGCGAGGACTTCCTCCGCCTGCCCGCCTTCGAGGGCATGCATCGCTTCCTGCCGGCACTGTTCCAGCTCTATGGCCGCCGCCTGGTCTGCTGCCCGGTCGGGCATCGCGCCCGCATGGCCGGGCGATCGAAATACACCAATCTCGGCCGTGCCCTGGTCGGGCTCGCCGACACCGCCGGGGTGATCTGGCTGCGTGCCCGCACCCGCGTTCCGGCGCGCGTGGCGGAGGAATAA
- the minE gene encoding cell division topological specificity factor MinE, which produces MNLFNFLGKRGSAPVARERLQIVLAHERALNGSSGDLVRLLQEEILAVVAKHIKIEREMVQIKLDRGDSISTLEIDIHMPAEPAVAG; this is translated from the coding sequence GTGAACCTTTTTAATTTCCTTGGAAAGCGAGGCTCCGCGCCGGTGGCGCGGGAGCGTTTGCAGATCGTGCTCGCGCATGAGCGGGCCCTGAACGGCTCGTCGGGTGATCTGGTGCGGCTGCTGCAGGAAGAAATCCTGGCGGTGGTCGCCAAGCACATCAAGATCGAGCGCGAGATGGTGCAGATCAAGCTCGACCGGGGCGATTCGATTTCCACGCTGGAAATCGACATCCACATGCCGGCCGAGCCCGCCGTCGCGGGCTGA
- a CDS encoding COX15/CtaA family protein has protein sequence MPLDVTQPHPAGAADARRRAVAIWLLVICGMILVMIGLGGATRLTGSGLSIMEWAPLRGTLPPLTEAEWQRLFALYRQIPQYTLLNPDLDLDGFRRIFWLEYVHRLWGRLIGLAFLLPLLWLWWRGAIDKRLRPRLLVLFMLGGLQGGVGWFMVASGFFPDSIAVSQYWLVVHLTLALVLYGAILWTALSLLRPASLPGGPPALRRAVFACCVLVTVTIVAGGFVAGLKAGLTYNTFPLMDGRIVPDGYGDLRPAWRNLTENIAAVQFNHRLLATATAVTVLGTLAWGLTRARGLAKAGLWALGIAVAVQYGLGVATLLAVVPPLLGTAHQIVAALVLSAALLALHGLRPTAALAHDPLHEDGFRQEGRA, from the coding sequence ATGCCGCTCGATGTCACGCAGCCCCACCCGGCCGGCGCCGCCGACGCCCGCCGCCGGGCGGTCGCGATCTGGCTGCTGGTCATCTGCGGGATGATCCTGGTGATGATCGGACTGGGCGGCGCCACCCGGCTGACCGGCTCGGGCCTGTCGATCATGGAATGGGCGCCGCTGCGCGGCACGCTGCCGCCGCTGACCGAGGCGGAATGGCAGCGGCTGTTCGCCCTGTACAGGCAGATCCCGCAATACACGCTGCTGAACCCGGATCTCGATCTCGACGGGTTCCGGCGGATCTTCTGGCTGGAATACGTGCACCGGCTGTGGGGGCGGCTGATCGGCCTGGCCTTCCTGCTGCCGCTGCTGTGGCTGTGGTGGCGCGGCGCCATCGACAAGCGGCTGCGGCCACGGCTGCTGGTGCTGTTCATGCTTGGCGGGCTGCAGGGGGGCGTCGGCTGGTTCATGGTCGCCTCCGGCTTCTTTCCCGACAGCATTGCCGTGTCGCAGTACTGGCTGGTGGTGCACCTGACCCTGGCCCTGGTGCTGTACGGGGCGATCCTGTGGACGGCGCTGTCGCTGCTGCGGCCGGCGTCCCTGCCGGGCGGACCGCCGGCACTGCGCCGGGCGGTCTTCGCCTGCTGCGTCCTGGTGACCGTGACCATCGTCGCCGGAGGCTTCGTCGCCGGGCTGAAGGCCGGGCTGACCTACAACACCTTTCCCTTGATGGATGGCCGGATCGTGCCGGACGGCTACGGCGATCTGCGCCCGGCCTGGCGCAACCTCACCGAGAACATCGCCGCGGTGCAGTTCAACCATCGCCTGCTGGCGACCGCGACGGCGGTGACGGTGCTGGGCACGCTCGCCTGGGGCCTGACGCGGGCGCGCGGACTGGCAAAGGCCGGGCTGTGGGCGCTTGGCATCGCGGTGGCGGTGCAGTACGGGCTGGGCGTCGCCACCCTGCTCGCGGTGGTGCCCCCGCTGCTGGGGACCGCGCACCAGATCGTCGCCGCGCTGGTACTGAGCGCTGCCCTGCTCGCCCTGCATGGGCTTCGCCCCACCGCCGCGCTGGCGCACGACCCGCTGCACGAAGATGGCTTCCGCCAGGAAGGCCGCGCGTGA
- the minD gene encoding septum site-determining protein MinD: MAKVLVVTSGKGGVGKTTSTAALGAALALAGQNVVVVDFDVGLRNLDLVMGAERRVVFDLVNVIQGDAKLPQALIRDKRVDTLSLLPASQTRDKDALTPEGVARVVEELREKFDWVICDSPAGIERGATLAMRHADVAVVVTNPEVSSVRDSDRIIGLLDSKTERAERGERIEKHLLLTRYDLGRAARGEMLKTDDVLEILSIPLLGIIPESQEVLRASNLGTPVTLSSPDSPPARAYFDAAKRLRGEAVPMGVPEEKRGLVQRLFGRRVA; this comes from the coding sequence ATGGCGAAGGTCCTGGTCGTGACATCCGGCAAGGGGGGGGTCGGCAAGACCACCTCCACCGCCGCGCTGGGGGCAGCGCTCGCGTTGGCCGGACAGAACGTGGTGGTGGTCGATTTCGATGTTGGCCTGCGCAACCTTGATCTGGTGATGGGGGCCGAGCGACGCGTCGTATTCGACCTGGTCAATGTTATCCAGGGTGATGCGAAATTGCCGCAGGCCCTGATCCGGGATAAGCGCGTCGACACGCTCTCCCTGCTGCCGGCATCGCAGACCCGTGACAAGGATGCGCTGACACCCGAAGGTGTTGCCCGCGTCGTCGAGGAATTGCGCGAGAAGTTCGACTGGGTGATCTGCGATAGCCCCGCGGGCATCGAGCGCGGCGCCACCCTGGCGATGCGCCATGCCGATGTCGCGGTCGTGGTGACCAACCCCGAGGTTTCGTCGGTGCGCGACTCCGACCGCATCATCGGGCTGCTCGATTCCAAGACCGAGCGCGCCGAGCGGGGCGAGCGGATCGAAAAGCATTTGCTGCTGACCCGCTACGATCTTGGCCGCGCCGCCCGCGGGGAAATGCTCAAGACGGACGACGTGCTGGAGATCCTGTCCATCCCGCTGCTCGGCATCATCCCGGAAAGCCAGGAGGTGCTGCGTGCCTCCAACCTTGGCACGCCGGTGACCCTCAGCAGCCCGGACAGCCCGCCGGCACGGGCCTATTTCGACGCCGCGAAACGGCTGCGCGGAGAGGCGGTGCCGATGGGTGTGCCGGAGGAGAAGCGCGGCCTGGTGCAACGCTTGTTCGGGCGGAGGGTCGCGTGA
- a CDS encoding ArnT family glycosyltransferase, with product MRRLVAIRYPLLALLAALLLWPGMNLIPPFDRDESRYAQATAQMLASGDLIDVRFQDQPRYLQPAGIYWLQASSVSLLSSPEAREIWANRVPSAIAAVVAVLLTCWIGSTLFGPQAGLVAGLLLACSVLLGVEARMAKIDATLLAVILAAQAALLAVWRSRDATPARLTPWLFWAANGVGLMLKGPVVLLVTLGTLAGLAIAERRVRWMRGLRPLPGIALMLAIVLPWVIGIVLVSGGTFFADSLGQNFLGKVATGQQAHGLPPGYYLLAFLISFWPGSLFAALALPWTWANRRRPEVTFLLAWIIPTWVVFELVATKLPHYVLPTYPAIACLAAAACCRADPWPMGRWGRALTGIYAALWLLVGLGLAFGGPGLLGWVEHEASLLAGLVALLGAPLAVWAWRLARRRAAMPALACAAGAAAAIYAGVWLAVLPQLHTIWLSPRIAETVARLRPCPDSVLASASFSEPSLIYLVGRETRLIGPADAADFLKAGPACNLALVDARDAPAFLGRAGTLGLAPRALGLIEGINYSNGKRLALTLYSAAP from the coding sequence ATGCGCCGTCTCGTCGCGATTCGTTATCCTCTGCTGGCGCTGCTGGCGGCCTTGCTGCTGTGGCCGGGCATGAACCTGATCCCGCCCTTCGACCGCGACGAGTCGCGCTACGCCCAGGCGACCGCGCAGATGCTCGCCAGCGGCGACCTGATCGACGTGCGCTTCCAGGACCAGCCGCGCTACCTGCAGCCCGCCGGCATCTACTGGCTGCAGGCGAGTTCGGTCTCCCTGCTCTCATCTCCCGAGGCGCGGGAGATCTGGGCCAACCGCGTGCCGAGCGCGATCGCCGCGGTCGTCGCGGTGCTGCTGACCTGCTGGATCGGCTCCACCCTGTTCGGGCCGCAAGCCGGGCTGGTCGCGGGGCTGCTGCTGGCCTGCTCCGTGCTGCTCGGGGTGGAGGCACGGATGGCGAAGATCGACGCCACCCTGCTCGCCGTCATCCTGGCCGCGCAGGCCGCGCTGCTCGCGGTCTGGCGCAGCCGCGACGCCACGCCGGCGCGGCTGACGCCCTGGCTGTTCTGGGCGGCCAACGGCGTCGGGCTGATGCTGAAGGGGCCGGTGGTGCTGCTGGTCACGCTCGGCACCCTGGCGGGGCTCGCCATCGCCGAGCGGCGGGTGCGCTGGATGCGCGGGCTGCGGCCGCTGCCCGGCATCGCGCTGATGCTGGCGATCGTGCTGCCCTGGGTGATCGGCATCGTGCTGGTCAGCGGCGGGACGTTCTTCGCCGATTCGCTGGGACAGAACTTCCTCGGCAAGGTGGCGACCGGGCAGCAGGCGCATGGGTTGCCGCCCGGCTATTACCTGCTGGCCTTCCTGATCAGCTTCTGGCCGGGCTCGCTGTTCGCGGCGCTGGCGCTGCCCTGGACCTGGGCGAACCGGCGCCGGCCGGAAGTGACCTTCCTGCTGGCCTGGATCATCCCGACCTGGGTGGTGTTCGAACTGGTCGCGACCAAGCTGCCGCATTACGTGCTGCCGACCTATCCGGCGATCGCCTGCCTCGCCGCCGCCGCGTGCTGCCGCGCCGATCCATGGCCGATGGGGCGCTGGGGCCGGGCGCTGACCGGGATCTATGCCGCGCTCTGGCTGTTGGTCGGGCTGGGGCTGGCCTTCGGCGGGCCGGGCCTGCTCGGCTGGGTCGAACATGAGGCATCGCTGCTGGCCGGACTCGTGGCCCTGCTCGGCGCGCCGCTGGCGGTCTGGGCCTGGCGCCTCGCCCGCCGCCGCGCCGCCATGCCGGCGCTGGCCTGCGCCGCCGGGGCCGCCGCCGCCATCTATGCCGGGGTCTGGCTGGCGGTGCTGCCACAACTGCACACGATCTGGCTGAGCCCGCGCATCGCGGAGACGGTGGCCCGGCTGCGCCCCTGCCCCGACTCGGTGCTGGCCTCCGCGTCCTTCAGCGAACCCAGCCTGATCTATCTGGTGGGGCGGGAGACCAGGCTGATCGGTCCGGCGGATGCCGCCGATTTCCTCAAGGCAGGGCCTGCCTGCAACCTGGCCCTGGTCGATGCGCGCGACGCCCCCGCCTTCCTCGGCCGTGCCGGCACGCTCGGGCTGGCGCCGCGCGCGCTCGGGCTGATCGAGGGGATCAACTACTCCAACGGCAAGCGGCTGGCGCTGACGCTCTACAGCGCCGCGCCGTAG
- a CDS encoding usg protein, with product MKAEIQIRKQLDGYRLTTAEILYHLPDHPSVLQSYIWQDLDIAPRFPVLSKFLDFWARELDGKLHSVRVASVGLIQPARYGHTAHLMQLH from the coding sequence ATGAAAGCCGAGATCCAGATCAGAAAACAACTGGATGGATACCGCCTGACCACGGCGGAAATACTGTACCATTTGCCGGATCATCCGTCAGTGCTGCAATCCTACATCTGGCAGGATCTCGATATTGCCCCGCGCTTTCCAGTTCTGAGCAAATTCCTTGATTTCTGGGCCCGTGAACTCGACGGCAAGCTGCATTCGGTCCGGGTTGCCTCGGTCGGCCTGATCCAACCTGCCCGTTACGGCCATACCGCCCACCTGATGCAATTGCACTGA
- the groL gene encoding chaperonin GroEL (60 kDa chaperone family; promotes refolding of misfolded polypeptides especially under stressful conditions; forms two stacked rings of heptamers to form a barrel-shaped 14mer; ends can be capped by GroES; misfolded proteins enter the barrel where they are refolded when GroES binds), producing MAAKDVRFGGDARARMLRGVDILADAVKVTLGPKGRNVVIDKSFGAPRITKDGVTVAKEIELADKFENMGAQMVREVASKTNDLAGDGTTTATVLAQAIVREGAKAVAAGMNPMDLKRGVDRAVASLVEELQKRTKKITTQGETAQVGTISANGEADIGHMISEAMQKVGNEGVITVEEAKGIQTELDVVEGMQFDRGYVSPYFITNAEKMIAELDQPLILIHEKKLSGLQPMLPLLEEVVKTGRPLLIIAEDVEGEALATLVVNKLRGGLKVAAVKAPGFGDRRKAMLEDIAILTGGQVVSEDLGIKLETVTIGMLGKAKKVIIEKENTTIVEGSGKKDDIKGRCNQIRAQIEETTSDYDREKLQERLAKLAGGVAVIRVGGATEVEVKERKDRVDDALHATRAAVEEGIVPGGGVALARASLILAKLKADNDDQRFGIEIVRKAVMMPLRQIAENAGEDGAVISGKVLDKDEYNWGFDAQSGEFKDLVKAGIIDPTKVVRTALQDAASIAGLLVTTEAMIAERPEKKAPMAAPPGGGMGDMDF from the coding sequence ATGGCTGCCAAGGACGTTCGTTTCGGCGGTGATGCCCGCGCACGCATGCTGCGTGGTGTTGATATCCTGGCCGACGCGGTGAAGGTCACGCTGGGCCCCAAGGGCCGCAACGTCGTGATCGACAAGAGCTTCGGCGCGCCGCGGATCACCAAGGACGGCGTGACCGTCGCCAAGGAGATCGAGCTGGCCGACAAGTTCGAGAACATGGGCGCGCAGATGGTGCGCGAAGTGGCCTCGAAGACCAACGACCTCGCGGGTGACGGCACCACCACCGCGACCGTGCTGGCCCAGGCGATCGTGCGCGAGGGCGCGAAGGCCGTTGCCGCCGGCATGAACCCGATGGACCTGAAGCGTGGCGTCGACCGCGCCGTGGCCTCTCTGGTGGAAGAGCTGCAGAAGCGCACCAAGAAGATCACGACCCAGGGCGAGACCGCGCAGGTCGGCACCATCTCGGCGAACGGCGAGGCCGATATCGGCCACATGATCTCCGAGGCGATGCAGAAGGTCGGCAACGAGGGCGTGATCACGGTCGAGGAAGCCAAGGGCATCCAGACCGAGCTCGACGTCGTCGAGGGCATGCAGTTCGACCGCGGCTACGTTTCTCCGTACTTCATCACCAACGCGGAGAAGATGATCGCCGAGCTCGACCAGCCGCTGATCCTGATCCACGAGAAGAAGCTCTCGGGCCTGCAGCCGATGCTGCCGCTGCTCGAGGAAGTGGTGAAGACCGGCCGTCCGCTGCTGATCATCGCCGAGGACGTGGAAGGCGAGGCGCTGGCCACCCTGGTGGTCAACAAGCTGCGCGGCGGCCTGAAGGTCGCGGCGGTGAAGGCGCCGGGCTTCGGTGATCGCCGCAAGGCCATGCTGGAAGACATCGCCATCCTGACCGGCGGTCAGGTCGTCTCCGAAGATCTGGGGATCAAGCTCGAGACGGTCACCATTGGCATGCTCGGCAAGGCCAAGAAGGTGATCATCGAGAAGGAGAACACCACGATCGTCGAAGGCAGCGGCAAGAAGGACGACATCAAGGGCCGCTGCAACCAGATCCGCGCGCAGATCGAGGAGACCACCTCGGACTACGACCGCGAGAAGCTGCAGGAGCGTCTGGCGAAGCTGGCCGGCGGCGTGGCGGTGATCCGCGTCGGCGGCGCCACCGAGGTCGAGGTGAAGGAGCGCAAGGACCGCGTCGACGACGCGCTGCATGCGACCCGCGCCGCGGTCGAGGAAGGCATCGTTCCGGGTGGCGGCGTGGCGCTCGCGCGGGCCAGCCTGATCCTGGCGAAGCTGAAGGCCGACAACGACGACCAGCGTTTCGGCATCGAGATCGTCCGCAAGGCCGTGATGATGCCGCTGCGCCAGATCGCCGAGAACGCCGGCGAGGACGGTGCGGTGATCTCCGGCAAGGTGCTCGACAAGGACGAGTACAACTGGGGCTTCGACGCGCAGAGCGGCGAGTTCAAGGACCTGGTGAAGGCCGGCATCATCGACCCGACCAAGGTCGTGCGCACGGCGCTGCAGGATGCGGCCTCCATCGCCGGCCTGCTGGTCACCACCGAGGCGATGATCGCCGAGAGGCCCGAGAAGAAGGCCCCCATGGCGGCTCCTCCGGGCGGCGGCATGGGCGACATGGATTTCTGA
- the minC gene encoding septum site-determining protein MinC has product MPTPGYPARVSSTDRTRPVFRIHGRSFLALVLRPEPPVEQWLAELDAQVTRSPVFLDGKPVLLDLGGVTAQDADLLGLARALQARGLRIVGVENAEPGWPGAAEFGPAFSGGRPTGAVELPSAAQPATPPPAAEEEPAGLVIDSPVRSGQSVIYPKGDVTVLGSVASGAEVFAGGSVHIYGTLRGRVVAGFTGNPKARVFCRRLEAELVAIDGVYRTADDMDESLRGRAVQAWLDGDSIVMTTLD; this is encoded by the coding sequence ATGCCGACGCCCGGATACCCGGCGAGAGTGAGCTCAACAGACCGAACCCGTCCTGTCTTCCGCATCCATGGCCGGTCCTTTCTCGCGCTCGTGCTTCGGCCCGAGCCGCCAGTGGAACAGTGGCTTGCGGAGCTCGACGCACAGGTGACGCGCTCGCCGGTCTTTCTCGACGGCAAGCCCGTATTGCTGGATCTTGGCGGGGTGACGGCCCAGGATGCCGACCTGCTGGGACTGGCGCGTGCGCTGCAGGCCCGTGGCCTGCGCATCGTTGGCGTGGAGAACGCCGAGCCTGGCTGGCCCGGAGCCGCCGAGTTCGGCCCGGCGTTCAGCGGCGGCCGGCCGACCGGCGCGGTGGAATTGCCGTCGGCCGCCCAGCCGGCGACGCCGCCCCCCGCGGCGGAGGAGGAGCCGGCCGGCCTGGTGATCGACAGCCCCGTGCGGTCCGGGCAGTCGGTCATCTATCCCAAGGGGGACGTGACCGTGCTTGGGTCCGTTGCTTCCGGGGCCGAGGTTTTCGCCGGTGGGTCGGTGCATATTTATGGCACACTGCGCGGCCGCGTGGTGGCCGGTTTCACCGGCAACCCCAAGGCGCGGGTGTTCTGCCGGAGACTGGAAGCCGAGCTGGTGGCGATCGACGGCGTTTACCGTACCGCCGACGATATGGATGAATCGCTGCGCGGCCGTGCCGTGCAGGCCTGGCTCGACGGTGATTCGATCGTCATGACGACCCTGGACTGA
- a CDS encoding cold-shock protein, with protein sequence MAIGTVKWFNTTKGYGFIMPQDGGKDVFVHITAVQAAGLRGLNEGQKVSYDVAMERGKAAATNLKLA encoded by the coding sequence ATGGCTATCGGTACTGTCAAGTGGTTCAACACCACCAAGGGCTACGGCTTCATCATGCCCCAGGATGGTGGCAAGGACGTGTTCGTCCACATCACCGCCGTCCAGGCTGCCGGCCTGCGTGGTCTCAATGAAGGCCAGAAGGTCAGCTACGACGTGGCGATGGAGCGTGGCAAGGCGGCGGCGACCAACCTGAAGCTCGCCTGA
- a CDS encoding tellurite resistance TerB family protein, with protein sequence MLARTGLEAQEALVCTMVLAAATGGGITDREIGVMSGLVQTLPIFRNFSAERLGTATDAAVALLDEEDGLAHAARLIRGALEPRLRETAYALACEVVAADGFVQQEALRMLDFIRSELHLDPLVAAAIERGARARHQQA encoded by the coding sequence ATGCTGGCCCGGACCGGACTGGAAGCCCAGGAAGCGCTGGTGTGCACCATGGTGCTGGCGGCAGCGACCGGCGGTGGCATCACCGACCGCGAGATCGGGGTCATGTCCGGATTGGTGCAGACCCTGCCGATCTTCCGCAATTTCTCGGCCGAGCGGCTCGGGACGGCGACCGACGCCGCGGTGGCGCTGCTCGATGAAGAGGACGGTCTTGCCCACGCCGCCCGATTGATCCGCGGGGCGCTGGAGCCACGGCTGCGGGAAACCGCCTACGCCCTGGCCTGCGAGGTGGTGGCCGCGGACGGCTTCGTGCAGCAGGAAGCCCTGCGCATGCTCGATTTCATCCGCTCCGAGTTGCATCTCGACCCGCTGGTGGCAGCAGCGATCGAACGCGGCGCCCGCGCGCGGCATCAGCAGGCTTAA